The Arvicola amphibius chromosome 5, mArvAmp1.2, whole genome shotgun sequence genome contains the following window.
tccatctgtgtgtgtgtgtgtgtgtgtgtgtgtgttgctccagaggccagcagagggcaccagagtcCCTGCAGCTGTGAGTGAAATCCTGCtatcctgggtgctgggaacccaactctggtcctctgtgagaacaggaagctctcttaactgctgagtcatctctccagctccaaacacATGCTTGTTGCTCCACAGAAACCACAAGGAATAGATATTTGAAGCTCTGGAAGTCAgttcatggtttaaaaaaaaatggaaggaagacaACATCTCTAAAGTGAACAGAGGCAAAGGGGTTGaaaagagttccagaacagtttcaCAAATCACAGAAGGAAGGGTAAAAAGAGACTTTCCAGCTCACAGAGTCAAAGTACACATTATGGAGGATGATCATGACAATGACAGTTATGGTGATCTCTGACTATTTCATAGCGGGGCCACACTACTGGTTACCGAGTGATTGACAGGTGAAGAAGTAGGACAAAGGATATAGGTTATTTTTTCataagttttaataaaatagaggaaataattACACCTTTTACATaaataagtttaatatttaattagcTATTAACTCATTCTCCCATATTGTTTGGTCTTAGAATTGTAACATTTCCCTGGTTCTTTCAAACCAGTGTCCCTTCCCAAGTTGGACACACCTGGACACATTAAATGTGGTTACAGGcacctcattttatttatttagatgtttGGTCTGCCTATAGTGAATCTGCCTTTGCAGGGCAGACACAGACACCCCAAGTCTATCATCTGATTTCCATAGCTAGGCAACCCTTCTCAGACCACTTAAAGCATGCACACTCTCAAGTCCTTCACAAACCAGTTGCTTCGTCTTCAAACCCTCCTTACATCCCTTCCTCAAACTCCTGGTTGGCAgatgcggggggtggggggtggggggaaggggagttgTTGCTCTAAACCTCCTGAGATGCGGTGGCCCACTGGGGGAGTCTGTTTGGGTTCATATGAGATGTGACCTTCCCTTACCAGCCCCCCATCGGTCCACCTCTTTCTCCGAGGGGACTGGACAGTGATCAGCAGCGCCGTCCACCTGTGCACAGGAAGATGCCCACGGCCACACCAGCAATTATGAAACAGCCCACCAGGATACCCAGGACAAGCGAAGTGTAAGAGCGGCCTGTTTGGCTTCCTGCAGAATGGGCAGAAGCTGAGTTTAAGAGAATATTCTCAAGAACCCCAACGTTTGAGTTGAACCCCAAAACATCCATACTTCAAAAGGAAGTCACCCAGTGACTTAAGCTATGTGCTGGGACCCTCTCCCAGTCTCCAACCCCCTCCTTTGGCTGCACAAGGGGTCTCTCATGTCCATCCAATCCACTTGCCTGGAagttgccccctcccccaacacacaggCAGGCCGGGCCCAACCCCCCTCATACCTTTCATGTTTTGTGTGTTGATATGGTTCTCCACATATCGCACACATGTGTCCTGAAGAAATTCCTGCATTTCGTACCGAGTTCGATTGTAGGCGTTAAGCTGCTTCAGGGTGAAGGCGATTGCTTCGGAGGGCTCCTTGGAGCTTGACACCCACAGGGCGGCTTTGGGCTGGAAACTTACAAAGGAGCTCCCATTCACGGCCACATCGAAGAAGAGGCGGGCTTCAGAGCTCTCCTCTGGCAGCTCGCAGCCCAGGGAGCAAGTGACTGTGAGAGGAACTATGGAGAGGGGGAGGGTCAGTTGTGTGCTTCCTTGAGAAGGTGCCAGGCACGGGGGATGTTCACCCCGGGCAAAGGGaacatggaaggaagaagggattgTGGGTTTGAGGACACAagggaagtgctgggattagattgTTGGAGCCTGTCTAAAGAGGAACCAGGAGCAACGAAGAAAAAAGCGAGACCCTGAGAAAAAGGGACGGAGAAGGGAAGTGATGGCTTCCCAGACAAGCCATTGAGTCTCTGAGAGGCGTTGGGGCTGTGAGGAAGCGGTGGGTAGAGACCATCAGCACCAATGACAAGAGGTGGCTGGAGGCTGGGGGCAAAGTGCTTCAGGGTGTATGAAGAAAAGTACAGCCCACTGTAAGAGGAGTTGGCGGCATCTTCAGAGAAACTTTGGGGGTCAGAGAGAATCAGAGGCAGAGTCCCCCGGAAAGTCTGCTCTGATAGATTACACCGACCTATCAGGAGAACCTGATAGACTGTGTCTGTCTACCTATATCTATCGCATAGAGGTTTCTTATAGTTAGGACCTTCGCTCTTCTCCTGGCCCCACAGAACCATTTCCAAGGGCCGGGGCTCTTCAGAGAAGCCCCACCCAAAGACCACgcccatcctcccctcccattcacaAAGATCCGGCTCCCTAGAACCTTAGCCTTACCACCCGCGCTCCACCACAAGCCCCCTCAGACCCTCTCACCCTCCAGGGCTCGCATCACCCTCTCCCTAGCACCCCCACTCACAGACTACGCTGCTCTTGCGCTCGCGATACACCAGCTGCACCAGGCTGTGGAACTGAGACAGGTAGTTCTGCAGCCCCTTCTCTGTGTTAGCCCAGCTCTCGGGATCCTGCCAGGGTTGCAGCTGGAGGATGGTGACATTGTTGGCCGGGCCTTCCAGTGTGTGTGTCAGGAGTTTCCCCAGCGAGGCGTTGCCCTGATGTCTCACGTGTTCGGGGTCTCGGAAGTAGGAGATCTGGAGCATATGCAGGCCTTGGGAGCCTGGGGGAAGAGTCAGCGCAGCGTCAGGACCGCCAGCGAGGGAAGGGGTGGCTGACAGCAGAGATAATAACCCCTTACCCAGAGGCCTGGCGCCCATTTCTCAATCCTATAAAGCCTTCTCCCACCTGCCCTCCTATTTGATGCTTACAATAACCTTGCTAGGAGCGGACAGGGATTATTATCTTcgctttacagatgaggaaactgaggcctcagTTCGAGAAGGCATCCCTCTGTGACTTTGCCTCCTCCCTCACATGTCCAGCCTACCACACTCTGGCCTATGAGAAAAAATTCAATTCTAGCCCCAGTCCCCGATCTCCCGGGCCTCTGTCATCTAGGCTCGGGCACCACGGAGACTAATTTCTCAGTTTCatccttgtgttttgtttttcgagacaggatttctctgggtagcctgggCTATCCTGGGGCTGGttttttagatcaggctggcctccagctcagggatccacctgtctctgtctccctgtgctgggattaaaacatgtatgtaccaccacactgggCTCAGTTTCCTCCCTTCTTACTGGATCTCTTCCTGACCCTTTAAAGCCCTCCAGTGGCATGCCCTGCCTGTCCCAAATAATAATAGCTAATGTCCATCAGGTGCTTGTTATGCCCTGGGCGCTGTTTTACACACATCATTAACTTATGCATGCCTTCCTCCTAATGGCTTAACATGGTAGCTACTATTATTAACCCATGTGTTTGGGAATCTGAGGCTAAGATGGAGAAGCAAGCCAAGGTTTGACTACTAGCAGCTGCAGCCTCCTGGCCTCTGTCTGGAGTCATTGCTTCCTGCGCAGAACACCCGTCACCCGTCCACAGGATAGATCTTAAAGTCTGGTCCCAATTTGAGATCCACAGCAAGGGAACTGGCCCCAGCTACATTTTCTGGCCAATCTCAGTGTTGAGTTTTATTAAATGGCTTGGAGTTCCTCGCGCCGACTTTTGGCCACTGTGTGCAGAGCTGGTCAGGGTAGCTCTGCTGCCCTTGTTCTGCCTGACAAATTTCTACCTGAGTTTCATGTCGCAGCTCCATTGCCTTCTCCTTGCCTTTTCCAATGTTGCCGGCTTCCCTCTTTTTCACTTGGGTCTGGGCAGAGTGTGTTGCATCAGCATAGATTTCATGGGATTCCTAGTGTTAGCGTCCAAACACATGGGACGCCTCCTGGGTTTGGTCATTTCTGCCTTCGATAGCCTGAAAGGGGCCTCAGCAATATTGGTGGCAGAGGAATGGCTAAATGACTTTGCAAATCACTACCACCCCTGTGTTGCATTTGAGTTCTTTCTGTGTTCGCAAGTGTGGAGATGCTGCTGTGAGTACCCTTAGCAGCGATCCTGAATTGTTCTATTTTCCCCTCTGGAAGATCAGTGTGATAGCATTGCTCACCACGGTGGATAGACGAGTCAATGTGTGTATTGAATACAGTAAGTATTCTGAATAGTGCTAGTTAGTAGCTCCTCCGAGGGGGAGACTGAAGCTACAGGCACAGGGGGAGGGGCCGGCAACTTTTTCTGTTTAAGAACTTCCAGCAGCCGGAGCCTTCTGGCCCTGgactcttctccctcccctggcCCATCTCACCAGCTacaccccccaccccgtgtgtagCTTTCCTACCTCTCCACGTAACCCCCCAAACTTGTCTCAGTCCTCCTAGCGTTTTCTCTGCATCTCATCTGTCACTGGTTCTCTTCCTATCGCCCCCAAACTGAcactcttctctccccatcttctcaccTTCTCTACCGGTCCCTTCCACCAGACTTCCCAAGTCCTGTCCAGAGAATTAACTACTTCCTCGCCTGCCTTTGGAACATAGAGCGATGCCCAGGATCCTAGCAACTGAAGACATTCATGCAGCGCGCTTTGTTGTCCTACAATCTTGTCAAAGTTCCCAAATACACCAAATCCCCAGCACAACCCCAGGCAGGAGCTGCGTCCCTAACTCACCATCTTCCTGGTTACAAAAGGCGCagccaggcagcagcagcagcagcagcagcagggacagCAAGTTCGTCAACATCCTGGAGCAGTTCTGTGTCCCACCTGGGCCGGGGCAGGCTCGGGCTCCGCAGGCAGCAGattaggaaagagaagagaggctgTCCCGGAGGGGCGGGAGCTGAGCCGAGGATGGAAAGAGATCGGGGAATGCGTGGAGGAAGAGGGAGTCAAGC
Protein-coding sequences here:
- the Procr gene encoding endothelial protein C receptor, whose product is MLTNLLSLLLLLLLLPGCAFCNQEDGSQGLHMLQISYFRDPEHVRHQGNASLGKLLTHTLEGPANNVTILQLQPWQDPESWANTEKGLQNYLSQFHSLVQLVYRERKSSVVFPLTVTCSLGCELPEESSEARLFFDVAVNGSSFVSFQPKAALWVSSSKEPSEAIAFTLKQLNAYNRTRYEMQEFLQDTCVRYVENHINTQNMKGSQTGRSYTSLVLGILVGCFIIAGVAVGIFLCTGGRRC